From the Pediococcus acidilactici genome, the window TGGGCCAGCTTTTTAAACTGGTGGTACTGGGTCACGGCCGAGTTGTCACTAGAAGTATAAATGATTCCCAAAGTGTGCAAATGTGGCATGAGCTGCTGAATTAGTTGCAACTGTTGGGCTAACGGCGCCTGGTCGGAGACGCCGGTAACGTTCGTGGTCGGATGCTTTAGGTTAGTCATTAAACGTGCACCTTTGGGGTCGGTAATTCCACTCATAATGACCGGCGTTGTACTGGTAGTATTTGCCAAAGCAAGGGCGGCTGGGGTGGTAATCCCAATCGATAGGTCGACCCCTTCATTTTCAAACTTCTCACTCATGGTTTTGAGGTTACTCTGATTTCCCTGAGCATTTTGGTAGTCCACCTTTAGATTCTTTCCCTCAGTAAATCCGGTTTGCTTTAAGCCAACGTAAACTCCCCGTTGAATTTGTTTTAAAGCTGGTTGATCCATCAGTTGGAGGATGCCAATTTTTTTAGTGGCTTGGCTGGATTGACCAGTGGGGTGGCCCTCCTTGAAAAAGGCGAATCCCAGAAACGCAAAAATGATGATGATAAAACTTAACATTCTTTTCATACAAGCAAGCTCCTTAAAATAAAGTAATAAAAAAGGACAAACCCAGGGGGCCTGTCCAAAAAAAGGCCCGCATGGCGGTTAAGAATCCATGCGGGCGTTTATCAGCGTTATTCAACACAAATGAGCCGGCACAGATACGATCTGTTTACAGGTCGTATCTTGCCTTTGCAAAACACAACCTAGTTACCGGCTTTGCCAACCATTATTGACATTTTTTCGTTTTAAAATGCTCATTTGTTTATTCCTACCTTATTAACTAATCTTTCATGAGTATAGCGGAAAGCTTTTTAGTTTGTCAACGTCGTTTTTAAAAAATACCTAGCTTTGGTTAATGGCGTGGAAATAAAAACGAATTCCGCGATCCAAGTAGTAAGTTTTTGAAAAATTAAACAGGACGTTATTTTTACGATAATGCGATTGATAAAGGGTGATGTAACGATCACCTTGAGGAAAACCAGTGATGGAAGCTGCTTCGGGGGATAACGATTCAATGCCTACGTACTGGTCGCTAGAATCAACGGTGACGTCATATTCGTTTTTGATAAATTCCAAGATTGAATCATGCAGTACGTCAACTGGCAAAAAGGGAACTTCGTTACGTTCATAATATGCGTACTCCAATATATAAGGTTGATTTTTACGGTAACGGTACCGAATAATCCGGTAGAGTTCGTCACCATCTTCGCAACCGAATTCGTTGGCCATGGCGCGATCAGCAATCATCCGGTCGAACGTAACTACTCGGGAAGTTAGCTTTTGGTGGTTAAAGCCTTCGGAAACTCCCATGGTGAGGTTGACGATTCGATCGGTGTCCGCGCCAATATTATTAATGTAGTAGCCACTGCCTTGAACCCGGCGCACAAGTCCCTTTTGGCTGATGATATCAATGGCTTTGCGAATTGTGTTCCGACTAACGTTATATTTTTGCATTAGTTCGTATTCGGTAGGCAATTTTACCTTAAACTGCTGGTGATTAATTTTATAAATTAAATCATTAGCGATAAATGTATACAATTAGTGACACCTTCTTTATCTGGTTTTAATAACCGGGTGACAAATTTAAATGTTTGGCACTTGTAAAATTTGTACCTACGTTTTATAATTCAATTGTAACGTAAGCGGTTTCATAGTCAACCGCCTAAATTAAATTTATTACAGGAGTGATTCACATGGCTGAAAAAACAATTATGTTAGTATGTGCGGCAGGAATGTCGACTAGTTTACTAGTTTCCAAGATGCAAAAAGCTGCGGAAGCTGAAGGCGTTGACGCGGAAATCTTTGCAACGGCTGCATCCGATGCAGATAACAAATTATCCGAAAAATCACCAGACATTTTAATGCTTGGACCGCAAGTTCGTTATCTAGAAGACAACTTCAAAAAGAAATTAGATATTCCAGTAGAAGTTATTGATATGCAAGACTACGGCATGATGAACGGCGAAAAGGTACTCAAAGAAGCTTTGTCAGCAATGGGTAACTAAGTAACGTTGTGAATTTTTTAAAAGCGCTTTCACTTAACTGGGGCGCTTTTTTGTATCGAAAGGGGTAAATTGAATGGCTGAACAAGAACAAGATATGCAAGCAATCATGGGACTAATTATTAACGGAGGAAACGCAAAAAGTTCCGCTTTTGAGGCAATTAACGCGGCTAAGGAAGGCGACTTTAAGCGTGCTGACGAAAAGTTGAAGGAAGCTGACGGCTTTTTGACTGATGCACATAACGCCCAAACTGGGATGCTGACTGAAGAAGCTAACGGGAACCACGCTAAAGTAACTTTACTAACGGTTCATTCCCAAGACCATATTATGAACGCAATCACTTTCCGAGATTTAGCTGGAGAAATTGTGGACTTGTATAAGAAATTAGCTGAAAAGTAAGGTGGAAATTTGATGACGGAAAAAAATTATCGGATGCCCGCCGATTTCTTATGGGGTGGCGCAGTTGCTGCTCACCAGTTTGAAGGCGGATGGCGAGCTGATGGAAAGGGCGTTAGCATTGCAGACGTCATGACGGCAGGTAATAAAGATACTCCCCGGAAGGTTACCGATGGAGTAGTGGATGGTGAGATTTATCCCAACCATTGGGGAATTGATTTTTACCACCATTATCGTGAAGATATCGCCCTTTTTGCCGAGATGGGCTTTAAGTGTTTTCGGACTTCGATTGCCTGGACCCGGATTTTTCCTAATGGCGATGAAACAGAACCCAACGAGGCCGGATTAAAGTTTTACGATGACGTTTTTGATGAACTTTTAAAACATGATATTCAGCCAATTATCACCCTGTCCCATTTTGAAATGCCTTATCACCTGGTAAAGGAATACGGCGGTTGGACTAATCGAAAACTAATCGACCTTTTCGTTCGGTTCGCAAAGACGGTGATGGAACGTTATCGCGGTAAAGTTAAATACTGGATGACTTTTAACGAAATCAATAACCAAGCAAACTATGACGATCCGCATCCACTTCTCCAAAACTCGGGGTTGCTAGTTTCAAAAACTACGCCAAATAAAGAAGCGCTGATGTACCAGGCGGCCCACAATGAAATGGTTGCGAGTGCGAAAGTGGTTAAATTAGCTCACGAAATTGACCCAGATTACCAAGTTGGGGCAATGATCGCCATGTGTCCAATCTACCCGCTTACTGCAAAGCCAGCTGATATTATGAAGGCTGAACGGGCAATGCAAACCCGGTACTACTACGGTGATGTACAAGCAAATGGACAGTATCCCGCGTGGCTGCTAAAGTACTGGCAACGGCGTGATATTTCCGTGGAAATCAGCGATGAAGACCGCGAAATTTTAGCGCAGGGCACGGTGGATTACATTGGCTTTAGTTACTATATGTCCTTTACAACAAAGGCTAATGATGACGATCCCGACTACGCTTACCGAGAATCTACTGATTTAGTGGACAATCCGTACGTGGCCAAATCAGACTGGGGTTGGCAAATTGATCCAATCGGTTTGCGTTATTCCATGAATTGGATGCAAGACCGCTGGCATAAACCACAATTTATCGTGGAAAACGGATTTGGTGCCTATGATCAAAAAAACGCCGACGGCCAGGTCCATGACGACTACCGAATTAAGTATTTCCATGACCACATTCTCGAGATGGAAAAGGCCGTGGTTTTAGACGGAGTTGATTTAATTGGCTACACACCGTGGGGTTGTATTGACTTGATTTCAGCCAGCACGGGTGAAATGGCTAAACGCTATGGCTTTATTTATGTCGATCAAGATGATACGGGGAACGGAACTTTAGCACGTTCCAAAAAAGATTCGTTTGCTTGGTATCAAAAAGTAATTGCTTCAAATGGAGAAGATTTAGCCGTTGATTAATGGTGGTTGAGATTTTAAGATAATGACCGCCGTCATCTCAAAGGTTAGCGTCGATCAGGGAGGTGATCAAGGTGTTTAGTTACGAGCGAATTCAGACCCTCAATCAATTAGAAATGTTTGTTTATAAGTACATTGCTGGCCATCTTGAAGAATGCAAGACAATGACGATTCGAGATTTATCAGCTAAGAGTCACGTTTCGTCCACCACGGTTTTGCGTTTTTTGAAGAAAATGGGCTACGAAGGTTTTTCAGATTTTAAGTATGCCTTACGCCATCATGACGTACCCGCTAATTCGGGGCAGGCGGCACCAGAGTGGGGACCGGTCGCCCAATTTCTAAAGCAGGCTAATTTACCAGAATACCGCCAGAAAATTGCTACGATAGCCCAGCTCTTTTTGAAGGCGCACACCCGTCTTTTTTTAGGCATGGGTTCTAGTAGCAGCTTAGCGCAATATGGTGCCCGGGTGTTGTCTAACTACGGCTTATTTTCCTTAGCCATCATGGACCCGTATCAGCCTCAACCGATCAAAGGGCGTGATTATACCAAAACCTTGATTACCTTTCTATCCGTTTCGGGAGAGTCCGATGCGGTTTTGCGACAAGCTAATTATTACCAACAAAATGGCGCGACCACCGTTGCGGTGACTGCTAACCACCTTTCAACTCTTGCCCAAGTGTGTGACCATTGTCTGGCGTACGATATTCCAGAGCAAAAAGTGGGGACGTTGAATTTTACCTCTCAAGTACCGGTGGTCTACGTGTTGGAACAAATCGGTCAACACTGTGGTGAGTTGATGAGGAAAAATGCTAAAGTGAGCCACCAAGGCTAAAAGATAAACACTACCGTAAAAGTAAATAATACTTAATTAAAAAAGTTGGAATTAAAAATTTTTTCGAGAATTTTAATTCCAACTTTTTTGTGCACTTAGGGAGTAATATGCCAATTTATCCGCGTTAAATTAACAGTGTTAACTAAGTCAACAGATAGCCGAATAAAAGCGGGCAGTTCCGGCACTTGTGTAGTAGTTGACAAACGGTTGAAAACGGTTACTATTTAGTTATAAACAACTAGGAGGTTGGTTACTTATGAAAATTGCTATAGTTGGTTGTACACATGCTGGAACCTTTGCAGCACAACAAATCTTAACAGAACATCCCGATTACGACGTGACGGTTTACGAACGTAATGATAATTTGTCATTCTTATCGTGTGGGATTGCACTTTGGGTAGGAAACCACGTTTCAGATCCAAAGAAAATGTTCTATTCATCGCCAGAAGCGTTGACTGAACTTGGTGCAACCATGAAGATGAAGCATGACGTTTTAGATATCGACCCCGACACTAAGACATTAAAAGTTAAAAATCTCGCAACAAACGAAGAGTTTACCGATACATACGATAAGCTGGTTATGACGACTGGTTCATCGCCTGTAATTCCACCAATTGACGGAATTGATAACGAACGAATTAAGCTCTGCAAGAACTGGAGCGACGCGGCAGAATTGAAACGGATCGACGATGACGTTAAGTCCGTGGTAGTAATCGGCGCAGGCTACATTGGTGCTGAATTAGCTGAACAATACGCAATTACTGGCCGTGAAGTTACCTTAATTGATGGCTTGCCAAACGTATTGGCAAAGAACTTTGACCCCGAAATTTCTGACCGGGTTGCCAAAGACTACACCGACCACGGTGTTAAATTAGCAATGAACGAAATGGTTCAAGGCTTTAGCGGAACCGATCAAATTACCGTTAAGACTGATAAGGGCAGCTATACAGCTGACTATGCAATTCTTTGCGTTGGTTTCCGGCCACATACTAGTTTGCTAAAGAATAAGGTGGACATGCTCAAAAACGGTGCAATCATTACCGATGAATACATGCAAACTTCAAATCCGGACATTTTTGCCGCAGGGGATGCTTCGGTAGTGCACTACAATCCTACTGGCAAAGATGACTACATTCCGTTGGCAACTAACGCGGTTCGTCAAGGAATCCTGATTGGGCATAACATTGAAAAACCAACCGTAAAATACTTGGGTACCCAAGCAAGTTCAGCGGTTGCGCTCTTCGGGAAGACTTTGGCAAGTACTGGTTTAACCGAAGGCGGAGCTCAAGCACGGGGCGTTGAAGTTGACTCGGTTACGCTTGAACAAGATTATCGTCCAGAATTCATGCTCACCACTACGCCAATCCTAATGCGTTTAGTTTGGGATCCAAAGACCCGGGAAGTGCTTGGGGGTGCATTCTACAGTGACTATGACTGTGCTCAATCTGCAAACACCGTTTCGTTGGCAATTCAAAACAAAATGACCATTGACGATTTATCAATGGTAGACATGTTCTTCCAACCAAATTACGACCAACCGCTTAACTACATCAATGCGTTAGCGATGGCGGCCGTTGCAAAGGCAGACTCTAAGAAATAGAAAACTGATTTTAAGCAGAAGGGAATCCTTGGCATGGACAAATCAAAAGTAGCGATGGTAACGGGAGCTGCGCAAGGAATCGGTAAGGCAATTGCTTTACGCTTAGCACAGGATGGCTTCGCAGTAGGCGTTGGGGATTTAAAATTTGCGGCTGCACAACAAGTAGCGGACGAAATTAACAAAAAGGGGCAGACTGCCGTAGCCGTTTCGGTGGACGTTGCGGATCGTGACGATGTATTTAAGGCAGTTTCCCAAGTTAGTGAACAATTAGGCGGGTTTGATGTATTAGTTAATAACGCTGGATTGGGTCCCACAACGCCAATTGAAACCATCACACCCGAGCAATTTGACAAAGTATATCATGTTAACGTTGCTGGGCCGTTATGGGGAATCCAAGCTGCCGTTGCACAGTTTGAAAAGCTAAACCACGGTGGCAAGATTATTAACGCAACTTCGCAAGCTGGAGTAGTGGGTAATCCTAATTTAGCGCTTTATTCGGGCACTAAATTCGCAGTCCGCGGAATTACGCAAGTAGCTGCGCGAGATTTGGCAGATAAGGGAATTACCGTGAATGCTTACGCTCCTGGAATTGTAAAAACCCCGATGATGATGGATATCGCTCATCAAGTTGGCCAAAACGCTGGTAAAGATGATGAGTGGGGGATGCAACAGTTTGCAAAGGACATCACCTTAAAACGGCTTTCGGAGCCGGAGGACGTGGCGGCAGCCGTAGCATTCTTAGCTGGTCCGGATTCTAATTACGTTACCGGACAAACCATCATTGTGGATGGCGGAATGCAGTTCCATTAGATCAGTTTTAATTTGTTTATTCTAGTTCAGAACGAGAATCACATCGTTCTGAACTTTTTTGTTGTGAGGGAGAATATAAGGGCGTGGTGAGGGATGAAATTTTAGCGATTGTTATTTAATTAATGGCTGGCTTACGAGATAGTCAAAATGCGTTCCAAAGCCCAAACCTCTCCGGTTGAGCAGAAGTTTAATATGCAATGCAGACTAAACGTGCTCCAGCTTCCAATCTTTTCCGGTTAGTAAAATTATGCAACCAATCGCCAAGTTTGCGATTAATTGCATAATTAAACTAATCCTCAAAGATTACTCGGAGACTTCCGCACTCTCTCAATTGAGCACCATCCTCGCCTTTTTTTGCTTTGTTTTGTACAATTACTTTAATAAAAATGATAAATTGCTAACATTTAGAACGTTAAATCTCCACTGAAAGCGGTTTTATTAATCGGTAAAATAGACTCATGGAGTGAAACTATTTTTATTGTTTTGACTAAGCATCGTCGCCCGGGCTCGGATTAATCGTCACGCCAATTATTCGATACGTTTAGTTTGGAACAATGAGAAATTTGCTCAGTGTCCTGATTGAGGGGTTACCGAAAGCATTTATCGTATTTAACTAGTTAGATATTTTCTATGCGTATTTAAGAGTACGAGTTAAAACGTTGCTACTAGTGAGATCGATTCGGATTGCTTCATCAATCGTGATTAATGATCGCCGCTAAACAACTAGATTTTAAGCAAACAGTCAAATTATCGAAGTGGGCTGAATATTTCGCTCACGGACACAAACTTTTTAGAGGTGATCAACTTGTCAGAAAAAAAGCCGCCCAAAAAAATTGGTTTATTACCATTATGTGCGTTAGTGATTAGTTCATCGATCGGAGGTGGGGTATTTGGTCTACCGTCCGATTTAGCACGTGCAGCGGCACCGGGACCGGTAATGATCGCATGGTTAATTGTCGGTTTTGGAATTTTAATGTTAGCTTTGTCATTAAACAACTTACTGCTTAAGGAGCCGAAGCTAGAAGGAATGTTTGCGTACGCGCAAAAAGGATTCGGACCGTTTGCAGGGTTTATTAGTGGCTGGGGGTACTGGTTGTCCGCCTGGCTTGGCAACGTGGCGTTTGCAACCATGATGATGAGTGCTTTGGGGTATTTCTTCCCCGTTTTTAAATCAGGACAAAATTTACCTTCGATTTTGTTAGCGAGCGTCTTACTGTGGTGCTTGACCTACTTTGTTAGTCAGGGAATTGAAGGCGCAGCGATTATTAACATGGTGGTGACCATTGGTAAATTAGTCCCGTTATTTGTTTTTATCGTAACCGCAATTATTTTATTTGATGGGCAGCTTTTTACCCAAGCCTTTTGGGATAATATGGGAAGCCATTTTGCGGTCAGCGACGTTATGCAGCAGATTAAAAACTGCACGATGGTGATGATGTGGGTCTTTGTTGGGATCGAAGGGGCTTCCACCCTCTCCGCACGGGCGCAGAAGAAGTCAACTGCCGGAAAGGCAACCATGTTTGGCTTAATCAGCTTATTAGCAATTTACATGCTAATTTCGATTTTGCCGTATGGCTACCTAACCCGGACACAGCTGGCGGACCTTCACCAACCAGCATTGCTTTATGTTTTTGCACAAATGGTGGGACCTTGGGGCGGTTACCTGATTGGCATCGGCCTGATTGTTTCCATCTTGGGTGCGTGGTTGTCGTGGACAATGCTCCCAGCAGAAACCATTTTGCTAATGGCCAAGCAAAAGCTATTGCCAAAATACTTTGGCAAGGTCAACCGGCATAATGCACCAACGTTTGCGTTAGTAATGACCGCGTTTTTAGTACAGGGCTTTCTATTTACCTTGTTATTCACCTCGCGGGCGTATAACTTTGCTTATTCGCTTTGTACGGCGTCAATTATCGTCTGTTACGTCCTTGTAGCTGCATACCAGATCAAGTATTCTTACCAGCACTTGAACGTGAAGGGGAACCGGACGCAACTAATGATTGGAATTTTTGCGTTAATGTTTGAAGTTGTAGGAATTGAATACTTATTACTCTGTTTAATTGCCTACTTACCAGGAATTTACTTCTATGGAAAGGCTCGTCAGGAAAATGGTTGTGCAGTCCGTTTATCACACAAAGAGAAGTTGGTGACTGGATTGCTTACCGTGGGCGCGCTATTAAGTGTGGGTCTAATGTTTACGGGCGGAATCTCGCTTTAGGAATGTGTTATATTAGAACTTTGGTTACTTGATTTAAGAGCTAAGAATCATCAGCTAGGAGTAATGATATGACAAACGAGCAGGATTCCATTCAAAATAATCCCCAAAAATATTTGAAAACTAAACCGGAATTTAGTGATTTTACCGATGCAGAGTTGCAACAGCTCATTAACCAGATGCACGTAAAGCAATTTCCCAAGGGACAGGTTTTATTTGACCAAAGCGATGATCGGGAAAACCTGTACTTTGTGCTTAAGGGCTTAGTGCGGGCGGAGCGAACCGATGCAAACGATAAATTCACTTTTTATACATACATTAAGGCCGACCTTGCCTTTCCTTATCGCGGTATGTTTACTGAACGTTATTATCCGTACACGGCGCAAGCAATGACTGACATTGAGATTGTTTATTTTCCCATGTCAATTTTTGAATCGTTATTACGGCAGAATAACGCGGCGTTGGTCAAGGTGGTTAAAGAAATGAGTTCAATCATTAGCGAATCAGAAGATCAGATCCAGCAATTAGTCACTCCCAGCGCACGGCAACGTATTGTCCAAGCTTTAAAAACGTTTGAGGCTGATTTAGGACAGTTGCAATCCGACGGAAGCTCACGGATCCCGTATCCAATTCGTATCAAGGAATTGGCGGTAATGAGTGGGACTAGCCGGGAGACTGCTGGACAAATCGTCAAATATTTGGTGGAACAAAACTTAATTGATTACGAACATAAGCGGTTTGTTTTTAAACCTGAATTTTTCCGGGATGAAAACGACGACTAACTAACAAAATTGAAGGCACACAATTAAATAAAACTAAAAAAGATGGTCAACGGGCGTGGGGCTTATTTTTAAAGAGCTTCTGCGAGGTTGACCATCTTTTGATAAGGGAGTGTGCCATTATGTTAACAAAGGAAAAACGACGTTTTAAGCTTAAAATGCCGGGAGCGTTTGTAATTTTATTCATTCTAACGATCGTGGCGGTAATCGCTACGTGGGTGGTTCCTTCGGGAAGTTACGCAAAATTAGCGTATAACCAAGCCAACTCATCTTTACAGGTTAAACAGCCGAACGGGCGAGTTGAAAAGGTCCCGGCTACCCAAAAAGAATTGGATAAACTGGGCGTTAAGATTAACATTCAGAAATTCACGTCGGGAAGCATTAACCAAGAAATCTCAATTCCTAATACCTACCAACGTTTGAAACAGCATCCTGCAGGAGTTGATCAGATTACTTCTAGCATGGTTAACGGAACTATTGAAGCTGTCGACATTATGGTGTTTATCTTTGTGTTAGGCGGCTTGATTGGTGTGGTAAGGGCAAGTGGGGCCTTTGAATCCGGTTTGCTAGCGTTGACGAAGAAGACGAAGGGGCACGAGTTCCTGTTAATTTTCTTAGTAGCGACGTTAATGGTCCTGGGCGGAACGTTATGCGGAATTGAAGAAGAAGCGGTGGCTTTTTATCCAATTCTCGTACCCGTTTTCATTGCGATGGGCTACGATTCGATTGTCTGCGTGGGAGCCATTTTCTTGGCTAGTTCAATCGGGACGGCTTTTTCAACAATTAACCCGTTTTCCGTAGTAATTGCCTCCAACGCGGCGGGAATTAGCTTCACGGAAGGCTTGCCATGGCGGGCTTTTGGTTGTGTAGTAGCGGCGTTGTTCGTGATTGGCTATCTCTACTGGTACAGTAAGAAGGTTAAGCAAAATCCGGCAGCTTCGTACTCTTACGAAGACCGGGATGAATTTAACCAAAAGTGGTCGGTAATAAATAATGATGAACAGCAAGCAGCATTTACCTTACGGAAGAAAATCGTGTTAGCACTATTTGTGGCTGGTTTTCCATTAATGGTTTGGGGAGTAATGACCCAAGGCTGGTGGTTCCCTAAAATGGCGGCTTCGTTCTTGGCCTTTGCTATTTTAATTATGATTTTAACGGCAACTGGAAAAAACGGAATTGGTGAAAAGGGTGTCGTTGACGCGTTTGTCAACGGAGCTTCGAGTTTAGTTGGGGTATCGTTGATTATCGGGTTAGCTCGGGGAATTAACTTGATTTTAAACCAAGGAATGATTTCCGATACGATTTTGGACTTTTCCTCGTCGTTAGTTGCCCACATGAGCGGGCCGGTATTTATTATCGTGATGTTACTTATTTACTTCGTACTGGGCTTCATCGTGCCATCATCTTCTGGTTTAGCGGTACTTTCAATGCCAATTTTGGCGCCGTTAGCAGATACGGTTCAGATTCCACGGTTTGTCGTGGTTACGGCTTACCAATTTGGGCAATACGCAATGTTGTTCCTTGCCCCGACCGGATTGGTAATGGCAACCCTCCAAATGCTCGACATGAAATATTCCCACTGGTTCAAGTTTGTTTGGCCGGTAGTGGTTTTCTTGCTCGTCTTTGGTGGTGGAATTTTAGTTGCCCAAGTCTTGATGTATTAAAAACGTATCGATATAAAAACAGGAGCTTAATCAGCTCCTGTTTTTTAGTGTCTTATAAATACAATGGCTAGAAGGCCATGTTGCATTTTGGTCGCAAAGGGTA encodes:
- a CDS encoding YfcC family protein, with the protein product MLTKEKRRFKLKMPGAFVILFILTIVAVIATWVVPSGSYAKLAYNQANSSLQVKQPNGRVEKVPATQKELDKLGVKINIQKFTSGSINQEISIPNTYQRLKQHPAGVDQITSSMVNGTIEAVDIMVFIFVLGGLIGVVRASGAFESGLLALTKKTKGHEFLLIFLVATLMVLGGTLCGIEEEAVAFYPILVPVFIAMGYDSIVCVGAIFLASSIGTAFSTINPFSVVIASNAAGISFTEGLPWRAFGCVVAALFVIGYLYWYSKKVKQNPAASYSYEDRDEFNQKWSVINNDEQQAAFTLRKKIVLALFVAGFPLMVWGVMTQGWWFPKMAASFLAFAILIMILTATGKNGIGEKGVVDAFVNGASSLVGVSLIIGLARGINLILNQGMISDTILDFSSSLVAHMSGPVFIIVMLLIYFVLGFIVPSSSGLAVLSMPILAPLADTVQIPRFVVVTAYQFGQYAMLFLAPTGLVMATLQMLDMKYSHWFKFVWPVVVFLLVFGGGILVAQVLMY